The following proteins come from a genomic window of Plasmodium vivax chromosome 3, whole genome shotgun sequence:
- a CDS encoding hypothetical protein (encoded by transcript PVX_096015A), which translates to MIFSPCRNPAEPSNHGNNVYAAKSVGRLERILRSDNMNIFQEYAGLQGQVPTNVMEGMTNVSGLSTPLNIQIIQEQQEQYEEQLDELIDKITDTWNDTFINMVEDYIDFTERNNIIDGEWKCQMWNQRWYRYLQYLVGSLNEVIENDNYPLETKEYISDEFLHWANHDFIWFLSIVKAEWDRRVELRGPPQVRA; encoded by the coding sequence atgattttttccccctgtaGAAATCCTGCTGAGCCCTCGAACCATGGGAATAATGTATACGCCGCTAAAAGCGTCGGACGATTAGAAAGAATTTTAAGATCAgataatatgaatatatttcaaGAATATGCAGGCTTACAAGGTCAAGTGCCTACTAACGTGATGGAAGGTATGACCAACGTTTCTGGGTTAAGCACCCCATTAAACATTCAAATTATACAGGAGCAACAAGAACAGTATGAAGAACAGCTGGACGAGCTAATTGATAAAATAACCGATACGTGGAATGacacatttataaatatggtAGAAGATTACATCGATTTCACAGAAcgaaataatattatagaTGGGGAATGGAAATGCCAAATGTGGAATCAAAGATGGTACAGATATTTACAGTACTTAGTGGGTAGTTTGAACGAAGTTATTGAGAATGATAACTACCCCTTGGAAACAAAGGAGTACATTTCAGATGAATTCCTGCATTGGGCTAACCATGATTTTATATGGTTTTTAAGTATAGTTAAAGCAGAGTGGGATAGAAGAGTGGAGCTGCGTGGACCCCCACAAGTACGAGCTTAA
- a CDS encoding variable surface protein Vir15-related (encoded by transcript PVX_096005A), which translates to MVDNYSYEHVKDFPSYRSVLNNVDFFTKQIKHKDHKGHVYHIEQDDNVFKRVTDSEVKCKEKNGNRENEFTKLCTQINKYLAYYSNHDQYKSKHYEYLNYWLNQKIKGTPIYNNSYGKILSNPHSIDISKNPDKNKDIYKSKIHTLDSKVYENIDKLDKLNEYFHDFVTKKDIGKYDANKLCEDAKKFVELYNDEVNKKCISNYDSKYCKALIEYRVKYNTQYKFTNRCENVKYLMEIPGSERYEYYMWRKYEHMAGAVASGTDTLKIIGKVIAVALGLVFLAKFTPLGSILKGKKGKKKKSSKDEDEGDAGNANGDNEDDSNSQDQSDPLNIFNPNFYSSDNLPPYNEDYNIQYFSAPNYGRTHRR; encoded by the exons ATGGTGGATAATTACAGT tacgAACATGTGAAAGATTTTCCATCGTATAGAAGTGTGCTAAATAACGTTGATTTTTTTactaaacaaataaaacataaagATCATAAAGGTCATGTATATCATATTGAGCAGGATGATAATGTATTTAAAAGAGTAACCGATTCTGAAGTAAAATGCAAAGAAAAGAATGGAAATAGAGAAAATGAGTTCACTAAACTGTGCAcacaaattaataaatatttggcCTATTATAGTAATCATGATCAATATAAAAGTAAgcattatgaatatttaaattactggctaaatcaaaaaattaaagggaCCCCAATCTACAACAATAGTTACGGAAAAATATTAAGTAATCCTCATTCCATAGACATATCTAAAAATcctgataaaaataaagatatataCAAGTCTAAGATACATACTCTTGATAGTAAagtatatgaaaatattgataAACTAGATAAATTGAATGAATATTTTCATGATTTTGTAACGAAGAAGGATATTGGTAAATATGATGCTAACAAATTGTGTGAAGAtgctaaaaaatttgttgaattatataatgatgaagttaataaaaaatgtatttcaaATTATGACAGTAAATATTGCAAGGCGTTAATAGAATATAGAGTTAAGTATAATACGCAAtacaaatttacaaatagGTGTGAAAACGTAAAGTACTTAATGGAAATTCCTGGATCAGAGCGTTACGAATATTATATGTGGAGAAAGTATGAGCATATGGCTGGTGCTGTGGCTAGTGGTACGgatactttaaaaataattggaAAAGTAATTGCAGTTGCATTAGGACTGGTCTTCCTGGCTAAG tttACCCCACTGGGATCAATattaaaaggtaaaaaaggaaagaagaaaaagtcaAGCAAGGATGAGGATGAAGGGGATGCCGGTAATGCTAATGGCGATAATGAAGACGATAGCAACAGTCAAGATCAAAGTGACCctttgaacatttttaatccTAATTTTTATAGTAGCGACAACTTACCGCCATATAATGAAGATTACAACattcaatatttttctgCACCTAACTATGGACGTACACATAGGAGATGA
- a CDS encoding hypothetical protein (encoded by transcript PVX_096010A), which yields MFTLNKMNITDFYFFGLPSIFDLKRGSFVTNNSKEAYCRKGTIVTLGVRNRRLLTEEADEHFQERNPSLKGKIQNLSKEDVQIFLPPLDELKQEDDSFRKESNPFITGCLFQKQFEVPKEVNNKPTVDTFDSTSTYDDSFDSLKGDHDEGSEKALDDLKSDGSNETEDEERQKCFDPPEHPSQRKKKPASIMPKFLKKMDDHFEIEMYQFLKGMSNTNPYFMKGQGKLKKLSHSMKRYKLFLPLFAIPLASFVLKMIYRIAKGTLPSSYLLFASYSAIFLSCVAAILALYYLYKIVKIYYIDHAYKKFNNSIIGIQILQPKREDLIIL from the exons ATGTTTACccttaacaaaatgaacatcacagatttttacttttttgggctcccctccatttttgacttaaaaagggggagcttTGTAACA AATAACTCCAAAGAAGCGTACTGTAGAAAAGGCACCATTGTCACATTAGGCGTGCGAAATAGGAGATTGTTAacggaagaagcagacgaaCATTTTCAAGAAAGAAACCCATCATTAAAGGGTAAAATTCAAAATTTATCAAAAGAAGATGTTCAAATATTTCTACCCCCCTTGGACGAATTAAAACAGGAGGATGACTCTTTTCGAAAGGAATCCAACCCATTCATAACTGGTTGTCTATTTCAAAAACAATTTGAAGTACCAAAGGAGGTAAATAATAAACCAACAGTGGATACATTCGATTCTACAAGCACTTATGACGACTCTTTTGATTCGTTAAAGGGTGATCATGACGAGGGCTCTGAAAAAGCACTGGATGATTTAAAAAGTGATGGAAGTAACGAAACAGAAGATGAGGAAAGGCAAAAGTGTTTCGACCCACCGGAACATCCCTctcaaagaaaaaaaaaacctgcgTCAATAATGccgaaatttttaaaaaaaatggatgaccACTTTGAAATCGAAATGTATCAATTTCTAAAAGGTATGTCAAATACTAATCCGTATTTCATGAAGGGTCAgggtaaattaaaaaaattatcacatTCAATGAAAAGATACAAGTTATTCCTTCCTCTATTCGCAATTCCTTTAGCTTcatttgtattaaaaatgatcTACAGAATTGCAAAGGGCACTCTCCCAAGTTcgtatttattatttgcTTCTTACTCCGCTATATTCCTTTCGTGCGTAGCTGCCATATTGGCATTATACTATCTTTacaaaatagtaaaaatatactatataGATCACGCTTACAAAAAGTTCAACAATTCTATTATCGGCATACAGATTTTACAGCCCAAAAGGGAGGATCTcataattctttaa